From a region of the Mycobacterium intracellulare ATCC 13950 genome:
- a CDS encoding cytochrome P450 — translation MTDTQAESRPRAEVDLDHHSPEFRDDPYGRFREMRESGCPVAHSEHYEGFWALVDYASVFEAARDDDLFNSFPSVGVPASELPLPILPIESDPPETQELREVTLKRFSPGSAERFRESAIEMTNEAIDAFIERGECDLVGELTTPLPARLILRLLNFDESRFMDWVGWVHTTVHDRAHDPEKAGIAGMEMFGEIVKHMEQRRAEGLGDDLFSDILRGTLNGEPLDDGQITMYTVLMMLGGMDTTSGFTANVLLRLCKDAELRAKFTADPSLVKKSTDELLRLYTPTLGLARTVSRDADFHGQHLCQGDRAILMWAAANRDPAMFENPDELDLDRPNAKKHMAFGVGMHRCLGSHYAKLMFDVMITQVLKRLPDFELAGEAKLFEDAGEVYAVRELPVSFTPGPRVG, via the coding sequence ATGACCGACACCCAGGCGGAATCGCGCCCGCGCGCCGAGGTCGACCTCGACCACCACTCGCCCGAGTTTCGCGATGACCCCTACGGCCGGTTCCGTGAGATGCGCGAATCAGGCTGTCCAGTAGCACATTCCGAGCACTACGAAGGCTTCTGGGCGCTGGTCGACTACGCATCGGTTTTCGAAGCGGCCCGCGACGACGACCTGTTCAACTCTTTCCCCTCGGTCGGTGTGCCCGCCAGTGAGCTGCCCTTGCCGATCCTGCCGATCGAGTCGGATCCTCCCGAGACCCAGGAGTTGCGCGAGGTCACCCTCAAGCGGTTCTCGCCGGGTTCGGCGGAACGGTTTCGTGAGTCAGCCATCGAGATGACCAATGAGGCGATCGACGCCTTCATCGAGCGCGGTGAGTGTGACCTGGTCGGTGAGCTTACGACGCCGCTGCCGGCGCGGTTGATCTTGCGGCTGTTGAACTTCGACGAGTCGCGGTTCATGGACTGGGTCGGCTGGGTGCACACCACCGTGCACGACCGTGCCCATGACCCGGAGAAGGCCGGAATCGCGGGGATGGAGATGTTCGGCGAGATCGTCAAGCACATGGAGCAGCGTCGGGCCGAGGGACTCGGTGATGACCTGTTCAGCGACATCCTGCGCGGGACGCTGAACGGCGAACCGCTCGACGATGGCCAGATCACCATGTACACCGTGCTGATGATGCTCGGTGGTATGGACACCACCAGTGGCTTCACCGCCAATGTGCTGTTGCGGCTGTGCAAGGACGCCGAGCTGCGCGCCAAGTTCACCGCTGATCCGAGCCTGGTGAAGAAGTCCACCGATGAGCTGCTGCGCCTGTACACGCCGACGCTCGGCCTGGCGCGCACCGTCTCGCGCGACGCCGACTTTCACGGCCAACACCTGTGCCAGGGCGACCGGGCGATCCTGATGTGGGCTGCGGCGAACCGTGACCCCGCAATGTTCGAGAACCCCGACGAACTCGACCTCGATCGCCCAAATGCCAAGAAGCACATGGCTTTCGGTGTGGGCATGCACCGCTGCCTTGGCTCGCACTATGCCAAGCTGATGTTCGACGTGATGATCACCCAGGTGCTCAAGCGGCTACCCGACTTCGAGTTGGCCGGTGAGGCGAAACTGTTCGAGGACGCGGGCGAGGTGTACGCCGTGCGCGAACTGCCGGTCAGTTTCACGCCCGGGCCGCGGGTGGGCTGA
- a CDS encoding class I adenylate-forming enzyme family protein, translated as MTAGTIAGLLDECAAGRPDRPLLRDVDGETLTVSRVAGLASAAAGWLADAGVRPGMTVAWQLPSHVNAAVVMLALARMPVVQAPVLHLYRCREVCAAVDVARADILLVDESTAANAAPGLPTITLPADLVRRLQTSPATSAEYEALPSATEPRWVYFTSGTTGRPKAVRHSDATLLSAARGYVAHLGVGSHPREVGTIAFPIAHIGGMVYLATALFGDFPVVLIPKVSAADLPRVLAEHQVTVTGASTAFYQMLLAAQMAAPTTELLVPSLRMLIGGGAPCPPEVHKQVREHLRVPVVHAYGMTEAPMICVSEATDTDEQLANSAGRPIPGSQVRIGANGEIELRGANLTPGYLQHDQWADALTADGWFRSGDRGHLRPDGRIVVTGRTKDLIIRKGENVAPDEIENELLAHPLVDEIAVLGQPDELRGELVCAVVRRSPRHRAVTLDELCTFLDQRGLMKQKWPERLVLVDEFPLTGLGKVAKSELARQIAGGTR; from the coding sequence GTGACGGCTGGCACCATCGCCGGGCTGCTGGACGAGTGTGCCGCCGGCCGGCCGGATCGTCCGCTGCTGCGCGACGTCGACGGCGAGACACTCACCGTGTCGCGGGTCGCCGGACTGGCTTCGGCTGCCGCGGGATGGCTGGCGGATGCCGGTGTACGTCCCGGCATGACGGTCGCCTGGCAGCTACCCTCACACGTCAACGCGGCGGTGGTGATGCTGGCGCTGGCCCGCATGCCCGTTGTGCAGGCCCCGGTGTTACACCTCTATCGGTGCCGCGAGGTGTGCGCGGCGGTCGACGTCGCGCGCGCTGACATCCTGCTGGTTGATGAGTCGACGGCCGCCAATGCCGCACCAGGGCTACCGACAATCACGTTGCCTGCCGACCTTGTCCGCCGACTCCAGACGTCACCGGCCACAAGCGCCGAGTACGAAGCGCTCCCCTCCGCAACGGAGCCGCGCTGGGTGTACTTCACGTCGGGCACCACCGGCCGCCCGAAAGCCGTCCGCCACTCCGACGCCACCTTGCTCAGCGCCGCCCGCGGTTATGTCGCGCATCTCGGCGTGGGCAGCCATCCGCGGGAAGTCGGCACGATCGCCTTTCCCATCGCACACATCGGCGGCATGGTCTACCTCGCGACCGCTCTGTTCGGCGACTTTCCCGTGGTGCTCATCCCCAAAGTTTCCGCAGCCGACCTGCCCCGGGTGCTCGCCGAACATCAGGTGACGGTGACCGGAGCGAGCACCGCGTTCTACCAGATGCTGCTGGCCGCCCAGATGGCCGCGCCGACAACCGAATTGCTGGTGCCGTCGCTGCGGATGCTGATCGGCGGGGGTGCCCCGTGTCCGCCCGAGGTGCACAAGCAGGTGCGTGAACACCTACGCGTACCCGTCGTGCATGCCTACGGAATGACCGAGGCGCCGATGATCTGCGTCAGCGAGGCCACCGACACCGACGAACAACTGGCCAACAGCGCCGGCCGGCCCATCCCTGGATCACAGGTGCGGATCGGCGCGAACGGCGAGATCGAGTTGCGCGGCGCCAACCTGACACCGGGATATCTGCAGCACGACCAGTGGGCCGACGCGCTCACCGCCGACGGGTGGTTCCGCAGCGGCGACCGGGGCCACCTTCGCCCGGACGGGCGCATCGTGGTCACCGGCCGCACCAAGGATTTGATCATTCGCAAGGGCGAGAACGTTGCCCCTGACGAGATCGAGAACGAACTGCTGGCCCACCCCCTGGTTGACGAAATCGCCGTGCTCGGCCAGCCCGACGAACTGCGCGGCGAGTTGGTATGCGCGGTCGTGCGTCGTTCGCCACGCCATCGCGCCGTCACCCTCGATGAACTCTGCACGTTCCTCGACCAACGCGGGCTGATGAAGCAGAAGTGGCCCGAGCGGCTCGTCCTCGTCGACGAGTTCCCGCTGACAGGGCTCGGCAAGGTCGCCAAGTCCGAGCTGGCCCGGCAGATCGCAGGAGGAACCCGATGA